From the genome of Branchiostoma floridae strain S238N-H82 chromosome 8, Bfl_VNyyK, whole genome shotgun sequence:
TCGAAGTGGAATCCTTTTGCTTGTCCTCTGTCCGCTTCCGACTGTGCTTCTTAGACGAGCTCCGTGGTGGCGAAGAATCCCTGTTCTTAGAGAGATTAAGTGCCGCTGCGTCATGCTGTTTCTTCTTGGTCGGAGACACTGCTTCTGAAGAGGATTCGTGTCTATCTTTGgccttcctcttcttcttgtcGTGCTTGTTCTGAACATCTTCTTTCATACTAACGGCGGCAGTGCTTGCGAGATCATTAAGCCTTGGACTTGATCTTCTATCATCGGGTTCAACAGATAACGTCTCACGTAGAAACGTGCCTTGGTTAGTCTTATACagatttccttttctttcaacAACAGAAGAACCACCCTTTTGGTCTCCTTCCGCTACGAAAGTGATTTCGATGCCAGACGAGTCTTCCGTTTCCTTTTGTGGGGCAGTCACTGATGCTGAAGTCGAAGCGTCGTGGATGGGTGCGTCTTTTATGTCAATGGTAGATCCATGGCCATCTGAAGTAGCAGTTTTTATTTTTGCCAATTCAACTTCACCTTTCGGTGACGATGCTTCCGTGTCGACACTTTCTGACGAGACTCTCTTTTGCTTTTTATTGTCTCCCTCAATGTAGTCTCTCTGCTCTTGTTGTTGCTCTTGGTCTCTACTTTCAACGATAAAGCCACGAGAGCATGGCGAAACTACGTGTTTGTCTCTGGATTCCATACTGAGACCATCTCTTACATGTGAGTCTCGGCCGTTGCTGTCTTTCGACGTGCCAGTATACGTAGTACTTGTAGCTTGAGTACTTCCAAGTTTACCAGCCCCGGCTACGTTTTCACCATCTTGTTTAGGCATGGTTGCCTGGTTCTGGTCAACGTTTTTAGCTTTTGCTTCATCGTTAACCAAATGCATCAGAGCTTCGTTCTCGTCTTCGTTGACATTCCTTGAAGGTAGTTGCTGGTGGTCGTCTTCGCTAATGGCACTGCTGGATGTTTGAAACGCGGTCATGGTAACATTTTCGGTGACTTCTAATACTGCATTCGCGCCCTCAGAGGATCCACTAAGAGTTCCGTAACAAGTCGTGTCGACGAGTTCTGATTGGTCGGTTTGAACCGAAAGTCCCGATTGGTCAGTTTGAGCCGAAagtcctgattggtcagtttgAGCCGAAagccctgattggtcagtttgAACCAAAAGTCCTGGTTGGCTGGTTTGAACTGAAAAGTCCTGCCCGTAAAACAGCTTGCGACACGATCCAACCACAGCAACTATCCTAATCTGGCTGTGACCCGAGGGTGTTGAAGGGTTTGCCGCAGCACTGCTGTTAGCAAATGCGGCCATGGAGGCGGTTTCGTTATCGCCGCTCTCATGTGGAGACACTGACGTGGCAGCACATTCGACCGATGAGCTGACTAGATTGACATCTGTCGTCTGATCTTTCCAGGCTTGATTTTCTGCGTAAATGTAGCCCGTGTCGTGTCGAGGCCCAGTAGTGGGGGAGGAGGTGTTTGTATCTCCGCCTTCGGGCAGACCCAGATTGCCGCTATGGCAAGCTAAATGCCCCATAGAATCAGCCGCTGATGATAGGTACGCTGGTGTAGCTGGTGTGTCACATCGTATCGGGGTTGAGCTGTTGGTTCGACCAATACCTGGGCTGAGGTTTGAAGACAGCTGAGGCGAGGTCGTTGACCCTTCAGTGCTGGCATAACCCGGTGCAGAAGTATACTGCATGTTGCCTGTTTCGCCAGTCCATGGATCGGGTGTCACTTGTTCTGTTTTCACTCTTACGGTGGCCAATGACTGTACATCTGTTTGGCTTCCACTGCTTTTAGCTGTTCCAGTAACGTTTCGGTCTTCACCAACGGGGCTGACGTCATATCCCTGCTCTTCCGATGCGCGCGCGCACTCCCCGTGTATCCCAGTACCGGATTGGCTAGTACCGACGCCAAGGTGAATATTCTGCTGGAAAGTTTGGCAAAGTTTAGCCACAGCTTCCACCTGGAAGTACCCAGCAGCAAAGGACACGTCTAACAAATTCTCTTGCGATAGAGTGAGCTCTGACGTGTACATCCACTCTATCAAGGGCCCCACTCCTTTTGGTGTAAGAAGTGGAGGTAGACAAATCTCTGACGTACTTTGCACTTGAGCAGAAACGAACGGGGAAAGCGCAGCCAAGACACAATAATGTGCATTCAGTTCCAATCCCTGTAACTTGAGTTTGACATCACAGAATCGCCCTGTAGTTCTCTGTTGGTTTAGTTGCTGCTGTAGGATACCCGGTAGATTTGGGGACTTCAACAACTTATGGCCGTGATATCCGTCCATTGTTCTATCTCTAGATGAAGTCacctgaaaaataaaacacaaggTCACCAACTGTGCGACATACAGTTGAATCAAACTATGTTGACAAAGACTATTGCTTGTTCTAATCCCAATTTTTTAGCTATCCGTCCAAGAGATTTAATCAAATAAATCATACGCTCTCTACACTCAGCCGACAGCTAAAAACACATgatttttctttcatcatttcGCTGGCTATACTTTCCGACGTTGGTACCCAATATACAGCATTCAAGCGTAAACCTACAAGAAGATAGAACAGTCGGCATTGTAACCCTAGCAAGAATGCGAGATGACCTGGAAAATGAAGCAAACAAAAGGATGTaaatgttactctccaagcagaggttgagtcacgtagatatagtagtactaTTAGACAAGTAGTcggaggagcgccggtgtaatttttccgactgctactactatatctacgcgactcaacctctgcttggagagtatgtaaATGTCACTTTCTAAATACGTAGAGGGCACCAAGAGGACTAAGCAACATTCCCAAACTCGCATAAGCAAAGTACCAGAGTGCAAGCACCAGTGAGGACAGCAAACTAAAAGAGCACCAAGCAGAAAAATCACCACGAGATCACGTCTAGCGGAGAAGTAGACGCTAAACAaggacaataacaacaacaacgtaaACATATGCTTACGTACACAGAAACTTTGAATTAATCAATACGATAGTCTCTTTCTTCGAATATCGATTTGACTAACCTAAAAACGGCATGCCCACTCCATATGTACAGTATATCGTAGTACCCGtgcattcactcactcattcatttattcatctaaTCACTAGTACGCACATCGAGCGTTGTTTGTTATTTGTCTAGACACTACGCGACGAAACCCTATTTGCATAACTACGTACAAAGTTTAAAACAAGATACACTCTTTCAAATGGAGCAATCCTATAAAAGCGACATCTGATCCCACGAAACAAGCAGGATTAAAGCAAATTTAATAGGTTGAATAATTGATACTGTGACTTTGCTTGTCCATATATGATATGCACGGCGTATAATTTGGTAAACCATATATTTGAGACACGTCGCAAACTGTCTTTAGCGCTATAAGCGTAGGAACGACAAATATAACCGACCCGCATCGTAATCTTACTACCAACACATCAATCCACAGATCCTGTTATTCCTGCATGTTTTCTATTGTATGTAAACACAGGAGGCGGAGAGCTTTTTTCTTGTAGACAACGTTGTACAGCAAAACATTTCATCACAAAATGTAACCGATTCAGCCATAATAACGCTATTTTCTTTGTGTATTTTAGCAAGAAAAGCCACTAGCCTGATCCAGAACATACACAAGCACAATATTATCACCGAAAAACAAGCGAGTGTCAACAAACCTGCGTTTGCGGCGCTGAAAGAGACTTGAAGAGACCAATTTTATTGAACGCCAATTTCCGGGTACGCCATCTTGGTTTTACACTTTGACCCCTTTTGGAAAATACCACTCGTTGCAGaggggtgtgtgtttgtgtgtgtgtgtgtgtgtttgtttgtgtgtgtgtgtgtgtgtgtgtgtgtgtgtgtgtgtgtgtgtgtgtgtgtgtgtgtgtactggtgtgtgctctctccctctctctctctcctctcgtCTTTTCATCAATATCATGTCCCACGTCCCAAGTCTTTTGTCACTCTTTATAGGGTCTTTATAATTTTATAGGCACGGTTACTGCGTAGTCTTGACGTATGGTACATGTACGCTCTGTATAACCTGCcagacattgtacatgttacaattgttgtgcaataataaAGATTGATTGCGGAATTCTAGTTTGTTGGTATAGGTGCCGGACTTCGTTCGAAAGTGATTCGAAtttggcatagaaaacaattcatAGCATATCGATTGTGTGGTACTGATCCGTGTGCGCAAGTTTGAAGGATACAAATGTTCTCATGAAACAAGCCGACAACTTTCCTCTACTTCCTCGATATGATGTGAATAAATGCGTGCACTTGCGTACACACGGAACTGAcgctgtatatacatgtatgccaacaTCTTTTGTCATCGTTAGTAGTAACCATTGTTCAAACAAATTGTCGCCGACGACACTCAAATGGCCTTTAAAACATGTAGTTTATGATTAACCTTGCCTACGTGCGCTATGTATGACCCATCATTGTATGTCACAACTACTTCACTTGGTTGTTTAAATACCAGCCATTTGCAGGCGGGGGCACACTTACTTGGAGTGTTTCCGTGAAGGTTAGCTACGTTTTACTGACTTTCGGGAACTTTCTTCGCGAACTTTCTGATGTTTTCTACCTGTAAACTTGATGCATCGTCCTTGGAAAGACTTCCCAAGGGTTGCTGTATTTCAAGAAGAAGCGGTGTTGAAAAGTTGACGTGAAAGTTTGGCGTTGCGAAATAGGTGAAATCAGGGGGTTCGTGAGAATGGCCGAAGGCGGCCTTGAAATGTCTACGCTTAAGGCCGGGGTCAGTTTCCCCTTACAGAACTTAACGCCTCTTCCTGGACAGACTGTGAGCAATCTTGACGACATGGCAGGCCATCCAAGTGTAAAACCGGAAGAAATTCCTCGCGCAAGAAAGCTGAATCTTCCTCCAATTAAGAAGGGACAACCTGGACCTGCGAACGACTCTTCCCCAAAAGCGGAAAGTCCACGGGTTGAACAAAAATCGGCAGCGGGCAAAGGCGTCGATAACGCCGGTCACACGGGAGGGAAATCGCGAAGAACTGGAACCAGAACTCTGGCAATCAAAGAGGGGGTGAAAGAAACCCCAGAAGAAGATGAGCCCAATGAGACTTCTTCATTTTCCAACGTCTTGTCCAAGGTTGTGAAGATAGTCCTTGGCATTGTTCTGTTCTCGGCAATGTCTTGCGGTTTTTTAGCCACGAAGTTGTCTCTCCTAGTCATGGTCCAGCCCCTACACGCGAACGTCAGTGAAAACGCAACCTGCGAGGTCAACGTCTTATGCTTCTTGAACGACGGGATTTTCGACACGTCAAACGACAAAGTTATATGCTTCTTGAAGGACACGCTTTTCAGCACGTTAGACACTGACCGTGACGACGTCACGTGCTTCTTGACCGACGACTTTTGCCGCACGCCAGACGCTTACGACAACGTCACATGCTTCTTGGATGAGACGTCTTGCCGCACGTCAGACACTAACGTCAATGCTTGTGACTGCGTCACTACCGTAGTGACACTGTCCCTTGCCATCATGGTTCCGTACGCCGGGGTCCTTCTGTGGAGCCTTTGGGAGGGCGCCTTCAACAGCCGAGCTCCCTGGCCGAGATGGCACGCCTGTCTGGTTGTGAGTTATGCATTTCATTATATACATTGTGCATGTAGTGCTCATACTATATATGGCCTGtacacctttatccatagggtaacctatTTTCATTGtatttagattttaaaaaatgggtgTTTGGGGATATGAAGTAGACGAATGGTgcaactgcaacattttcaaaatatttattaaTAGTTTGAAACTACTGCCCGTCGACTTGACATTCCTGAGTacccttttttttagaaacaacgcATATAAGTTACCCGccaataaaggtgaaccagcgttacatgtagGGCTTggtgtttcctattggaccgtatataaaaaaaaaatcttcactTTTGCATATCATAAACATGGGTATGTTCTTCTCAGATCTTGCTCAACGTCACTGGCGAGAGACAGcagatgctacctgaaatgtcagatgaccgttttcaaattcatatacagttgcttaagcaactgctatttggcgtatttcatttcctggatgtctgacTTTCACTGACACATAAAGGGCTTGTGTAGTTTGCAAGCCTACAACATAAACTACGTATACACATAAGCCAAACTACACATTAGCGCAATAGCCCTTAAGCACATGTAAGTCACATGCACACCTAAATAGACTGTTGAACGAAAACATTTCTCTTTGATTAGAGGGGTGTATTTGAGTTAATTCTATATCCTTAATGTTTAAAGCGAAGAGGTTATTGTTTCCGTGAAGCAACATTGCATGCTTTTATATATTTCTCTAACATGCATCAACGAATAGAATGTGGTTCAGTAGTTAGCAATTCTCTatttcttgatttaaaaatttacCGTGTCTACTTACAGGTTTTGAGTGTGATgtcagaaatgaaataaaagtcgAGTGTGTCAGTTGTGTTAGCGGACTTCTATGTAACAGATATTGTGAGGTTTTGATTGAAAATGTGGCGTCGAGTGGCTAAAGTCAGTGGGCGCGAAATTCggaggtcatgagttcgattcCTGATGCCATAACCTACTAGGCGTTGTGTCCTTCGGAAAGGCCCTTTGCACGACTTTTCTTACTCCACCCAGGTCTAAAAATCGTTGCCTGGCTTCAGTTTGTCAAGTAAAAAGCGGtaaaaggagagggatgggctttaTGCCAAGATCTCTCCCAAtgccgtgccctagacacattGGATAACAAGACACTGCTACTCTATGGCCCCAATAGcctttacttttttttgttgAGAAATGGGCCAATTTTTTTGCCTGTTCTTTTATTGACAAAGTTCCAGCAGTGACCGTCGCTATCAAATTCCCTTTTTATATCATATGCGCTCGCAGTTTTTTTCCTAGCAACACAACACTCGCTACAGCATAGTCAATGTTAAAAGCTACTGTCACACACAGCTAGCAGAAAAAAAACTCGCCCAACAACTACGCTAGCTGaaaagtagcctggtatccagccgtaatatatctcctgagtctcttctctcctcttcgcaagagactcgggagctatatcaCGGCTGGATACTAGGCTAGCTGAAAAGTACATGTCAGCCAAAATgcgaccggtgtgacagcgatttcgcccccccggggatttcgcccccctttagggttttcgccccccccccccccccaagagcagctggttactatatattacaggtgcgctacctggtactatgctgcacctggggagtaacgtgtatggtgtgttacctggtaccttatggcaccttattaccgtaccgtaagatgcctgtcatacctcgaaagtcgatactatattgttcggtgcaaacatgacattgaaatgaaaaagacaatttttgcagctgaggtggcataaaaacagtgctactgcgaacgtataaatcaacaccgtctatggtacggaatacgtcagctatatgttttcaatttgtcacagtgttttctttcttgtgctggaaacatttccaaagcactaacaaaaacacacgtgaataatagtttctcattataaacactatatctacgcgcaagttgatatagctgttgctaaatgctacacaaacactggtaaagtaccagtcttaagaaacacgggtaaatgcatcagttcctaaatactagaaaaaacagtcatgttggaggtgaagatatcccttggccaggtgcatataccaaaatgtgcgttattctaattaatacctaatatttgcataattaataaagacattacatagttcttttgtggtctcttcatggtagagacttcatattggagatatataggttgtttgaggacaggtgaatacaatgaaattcatcttatgtcaagactcaggtatatgcaataatgggaatacaagggacccaaccctccttgtctgaaacaagttcaactatcttattaccatgtaattacgttaatattgatactatgaatggatttatgtatcaaactcgtgtacttatatcattatgaaactgcattttgtgatttataccaatcaacttctaaaatgtcatgtaaacccgttgtttttttgtgggggcgaaatcgctaaaggggggcgaggtagggggcgagatcactagccggggagggcgagatcgctagcgatttcgcccccgggggggcgagatcacggggggggggggcgagatcgctgtcacaccggtgtCCTCTCGATCACTGTGCAATTTTTAGGGATCGACCGATATTCGTAAGTCACATGAACTCCGTTCAATATAACAGAGTAAAGTCCCAGCCGACATTTCGTGACCTTCTGGTGACCCGAACAACCGAAGGGCATTTATTGCGTAACACTGGGCTAAGGAGAATACAACATTATCAGAACGTTAAGCAGAGTTTTAAAAATTAAACGTATTGACTTAAATCACAATCTCTTAAGCATTGACGTCCGtagcttctaaaatgtcatttctAAAGGGAAGGCAAGAAACGACACAGTCAGCACCTTGTCAATACAACCTCGGTATGACAATCCTTCGTGTTCAATGATGACAGAAATCGTTTCCTGGATCAGATGTCAATCAAACAAAGCTTGTTGTTGCGCTGCTAGCGCTAGTCAAATACAAACTTTGGCCCCCGTGAACCTTTGATCGTCTGATGAACAAAGTAAAAAACAACATTCCATTAGCCACGTCGGTTGTTATGAGGAAGAAATAGACATGACGCGACTGTGGCACGTTGCGGTACTTGTGTTGCCATTGACCTGGGATTATAATTCAAACCGTACAAGTATAAAGATGGAACAAAACGCACAAACTGTGAAAAGGTTTGTCTTCAATCGATGAAATTCGGGGTCATTGGGCGAGGTCGAAAACGTGCCACAGCTTCAGTGaagctgagggcacaaccccggccgtacatgcaaatacgtgctgtctacgtgccaaaacgtggcaatccgtaagtggtaagtaccgcctccgtaggAACTCGTTAGTCTCtcccagactccgggtcgctggaaaaccgcagaaatggaagaaatagaggagtgtagccggccagggaacagtacgaGCGACGCgcttgccctgtacagcctgaacgttttcagaaatacattgCGGACgtggcattaaaaaaaaacgtacggttTACTGCAAGAGCTTCCAAGCTGTACACTAGATAATTAAGAACTTATGAATGGCATGACTCGTCGGACCCCATTGCATGCTGGGAGACGTGAGGTCTTATAAGAACTTACGGTACAGGGGGCAACTAATTCATCCCCATGGCAACGCTGACCGTTAAATAGTACAGCGCCTATGCATGCGTTGTCATGGAAATAGTGACTGCTTCCACCTGTACTACCCATCATGCCTAGCAACTCCCGACATGCAATGGGGTCAGTAAGAAGGCATATGGTGCATACACAAGTATCTAGTACGTCATACCACAGTATCTAGGTTAAGAGTCACATGAGTGTTGACTTAGGACACAACAAAGACATTTCTTTTTTAGACGGTACAATACCAGGTTCACTTTGAGACTTTGGTTCGCAAACTTTCAGTTGAATACGTTGCTATGGTCTCAATATGTTGCTTAGGACGCGACTTTTGGTTCGGCAACTTGATAAACACAATAAACACCCAATTGGTCAACTGCTCTTTTTCTCTCGCAAATCACATGGCTTAATAGATGTGTTATCCCATCCTGTGAACCTGGATGGGAGGTTCTCATTGGTTCATACCATGCGATCTTTGATTGATGTATATTGTCTAGCTGATCTAACTTGATAAAGCATTCGTCGTAAGGCTCCTATCACTCCTGTCAATTTGcatgaaaatcgatcggacgacgaccGATTTTTAGTGATCGTCCGCAATTTTAGGACTCATCCGATGCTGGCTGTGCACCAAAACTTGTTTTTAACAGTATCATAAATGTTGCAGGAACGCACAATGAGGCAGGAACAGTTTTCAGGCGAAAAAAACGCACGACCCTCTGTCAGTCTTAAAAtcggccgaccttccagcgattGCGAAGTATTCCCAACGATCTTTGACAATGTGACAGGGCTATATGCGTGGATAGCGTCAAATATGGCTACTTGTCAAAAGCAAGTACTGTTATTACTGTCATAAATCATTTCTACAATATTACTTTATCAATTGTATAGATTTATGCATCATTGGAAAGTAATTTATAACCCTTCACAATATGAAATACCAAATTTATCATGATCCTACACTTAGTACACCGGAGCTGACTTGGCAAACTAGTCACCAGACAAGCGTGCCACAATACCCCTGCCAACGGTGTTTGATGTTGGCAGGGGAACTTTGGCACTTGCTTGATATCAAAATGAACCCAGTTGCTTTAcaggtgctatcacattatgtATATAGACCCAGATATGTATTGTAAACGACCTTCGACAGAATTTATTGATCGCCGGATGCTAGTGTAGCCAAATTTCAAAGTCGTCAGAGAGTCAAAGGTACTTCTTGTCTAAGTACAAAATAACccataaactggtggacgtatcGACTGATAAGAATCTAATGCCAGCTAAAAAAACAAGGAATAGTCCTGGCTTCAAttaagtaccagagttaccaacctaggattgatgtattcaaaaattcatatttttccagaactatcatagagtggaatttgtcatCTCCATGCACTGTACGGGCATTtcctctggatagttttaaaggcaacttgcagatagatgtgcaagggctaggtgtgacaggtcaaTCGGTGTAATATAACGTGCCtgaaaagctggtgtgttacggttaTACCGacaatatagatacagatctATTCTAAGGCTATCACATTACACGGGGATTTGTAATTATAACATTTGAACATAGGTCACGACAATCTTTAAAAGCTTTGCAGTGATTGAGCGGACACTAGCTGTGCTACGGCTAAATATTTCCTTTCGAGTTAGTCAATTTATCTTTGTAACTGTTTTAAAGACTTTTCGTATTTCGCTTCGATTTACTTAAAGATTATAAAAAGAATTTAAGTCCTTCCCTCAGAGTGCGTGGTGCATAGACTGGCGATACTCTCCGTCTCAATAGCCCTTAGGTCACACAATGCTATTcaatcactacaacaggggCTAGTCAACTGGCAGTGGTGTGTGTCCAACTACGTATACCGTATTCTTTCCAAACTGCTATGTGCTaagtagagaaagcagcatgtacaatTTTCAAAGCCATTGGTAcggccgggaatcgaactcatgacctcaGTGACCCTGGTGCCAGTTTAAGATTAGCCATTCGAATTAATTGTAAAGCGTGTATGTCGCTTTTTAGACGAAGTTTTCATTCTGAGCaaatttctctttctttcagGGACTCTTCACGAGTCTTTTGGAGGTTGTCGGAATTTGCGTGTTCGTATTTCAAGTTCTTCCGTCAGCTACGTTGCCGTCTTTTACCGTCCTTGTCATGAGTGTCGTGCATCTTTTCCCCTTAATGGTGTACTTCTACTATCATCTTAAGCTCTGCTGTGGGAGAACAAACCGAAAAGATGCGTTGTGCGTGATCATGTTGTCGTTCGGAGTCATCATGTGTATTTTAGGATTCTTTGGATACTCAATCCGATTTATCGCCAGTCCCCCGGATCAATGGGCCTGGTTTTTCCTTGCTCTCGGGTTACTTTCTCTTTCGTGGATCCCCAAGATCAAGGAATTTGAGATCAGTCTGAAAAAAGTTCGGAACACTTCGGCAAGGAACAGAGTTGGAGTCGAAGGGGGAGAAGAGTCAACTGACGGAACAGCAAACAATGACGCCGATACCAGCAGGTGTCAAGGGCTAACTGACGGCAGAGCAAACGACTTCGGGGCGCGATGGAAGATGGGGATCATCACCAACCTTTTCAAACTACTCGCGACGCCCCTGACGGTCTTGGTCATTATGGAACTAAACAAGATTGTTGGAGATCCATGGAAAACGCCGTGGCAATGGGAATCCTTACCTCTGTGGCGGATCGACAGAAACTGGGTTTATTTCGTTGCGTTCCTCATTCACA
Proteins encoded in this window:
- the LOC118421266 gene encoding cell wall protein DAN4-like, which encodes MDGYHGHKLLKSPNLPGILQQQLNQQRTTGRFCDVKLKLQGLELNAHYCVLAALSPFVSAQVQSTSEICLPPLLTPKGVGPLIEWMYTSELTLSQENLLDVSFAAGYFQVEAVAKLCQTFQQNIHLGVGTSQSGTGIHGECARASEEQGYDVSPVGEDRNVTGTAKSSGSQTDVQSLATVRVKTEQVTPDPWTGETGNMQYTSAPGYASTEGSTTSPQLSSNLSPGIGRTNSSTPIRCDTPATPAYLSSAADSMGHLACHSGNLGLPEGGDTNTSSPTTGPRHDTGYIYAENQAWKDQTTDVNLVSSSVECAATSVSPHESGDNETASMAAFANSSAAANPSTPSGHSQIRIVAVVGSCRKLFYGQDFSVQTSQPGLLVQTDQSGLSAQTDQSGLSAQTDQSGLSVQTDQSELVDTTCYGTLSGSSEGANAVLEVTENVTMTAFQTSSSAISEDDHQQLPSRNVNEDENEALMHLVNDEAKAKNVDQNQATMPKQDGENVAGAGKLGSTQATSTTYTGTSKDSNGRDSHVRDGLSMESRDKHVVSPCSRGFIVESRDQEQQQEQRDYIEGDNKKQKRVSSESVDTEASSPKGEVELAKIKTATSDGHGSTIDIKDAPIHDASTSASVTAPQKETEDSSGIEITFVAEGDQKGGSSVVERKGNLYKTNQGTFLRETLSVEPDDRRSSPRLNDLASTAAVSMKEDVQNKHDKKKRKAKDRHESSSEAVSPTKKKQHDAAALNLSKNRDSSPPRSSSKKHSRKRTEDKQKDSTSKRINTDSAKMRSSSNDSSRQEDITDTRGVSSQPDAVARIRRQLCHQPVPPPEVEKVVNCYFCCEQFNSEEDRVRHLQSNHPGEIPYRCGFCSRGFLDHKDLSAHITTHKGTTWSNPFQSY